The Blattabacterium cuenoti genome includes a region encoding these proteins:
- the leuS gene encoding leucine--tRNA ligase, whose amino-acid sequence MEYNFREIEKRWQIYWKKNNVFHTKENGKKKYYILNMFPYPSGAGLHVGHCLGYIASDIYARYKRSKGYNVLNPIGFDSFGLPAEQYAIQTGKHPYDTTRQNSQKYRDQMNKIGLSFDWNRELCTSNPNYYRWTQWMFIQIFNSWYDKNCEKAKPIDLLIEEFNKNGNDFINAKTSFNYRFNSKTWNELSIHEKESILLDYRLAYLCNNIVNWCPDLGTVLANDEIKNGKSQRGGYPVYKKKMLQWHIRISAYAERLIKGLNLIDCSQSLKKLQFNWIGKSIGIDISLNITHPTNNINKIKLFISRPEMIFGITFIVLSPDHPLADQIGVFSHKKSVLTYLMQEFSIDENRKNVSGVFTGNYVFHPFIQKKKIPIYISTYFTVDNHTKSMIGIPGYEERSKKFSQKFGLDIIPICEKKNININTNEYICINSDFLNGLNRKEAREKIIEILVEKKIGKINTSYKIRDAIFSRQRYWGEPIPIYFKNRIPKTIPIDQLPILLPKIDNYHPKDGKSSLIRAKNWAWDEINMKIVSKNLIDYINVFPIETSTMPSWAGSSWYFLRYMDVNNHQFFLDKRKENYWKNVDLYIGGSEHSTGHLIYARFWHKFLKDRGWITTEEPFKKVLNQGMILSYSASILKIIGENIFVSYGLRNQKNYSFQEVYVDLSLIKKNNELNIEKFQKTRPEFNSSVFLLEKGTFLCKRKLEKMSKSKYNVINPDDIYEKYGSDVFRIYEMFLGPITQSKPWDEEKINGIKNFINKFWRLFHKNEKFKVSEVNPTFKELQILHHTIKKIQDKMQSFSLNTSISSFMIVVNQLTMLKCNKRKILEPLVQLIAPFAPHIAEELWYKLGKNKSIIHYPIPFLNSKYLIVDQITYPIMFNGKLKFIEKFDSNISIKEIKNKILNHPKTKSFLREKIFKKLILVPKKIINILYY is encoded by the coding sequence ATGGAATATAATTTTAGAGAAATAGAAAAACGTTGGCAAATATACTGGAAAAAAAATAATGTTTTTCATACTAAGGAAAACGGAAAAAAGAAATACTACATTCTAAATATGTTTCCTTATCCTTCTGGAGCAGGACTTCATGTCGGACATTGTTTAGGTTATATTGCATCAGATATTTATGCCAGATATAAACGTTCAAAAGGATATAACGTTTTAAACCCTATCGGATTTGATTCTTTTGGATTACCTGCAGAACAATATGCAATTCAAACAGGGAAACACCCTTATGATACCACTCGTCAAAATTCACAAAAGTATAGAGATCAAATGAATAAAATAGGACTTTCTTTTGACTGGAATCGTGAATTGTGCACTAGCAATCCAAATTATTATCGTTGGACTCAATGGATGTTTATTCAAATTTTTAATTCTTGGTACGACAAAAACTGTGAAAAAGCCAAACCTATAGATCTTTTAATTGAAGAATTTAATAAAAACGGAAATGATTTTATCAATGCAAAGACTTCTTTTAATTATAGATTTAATTCAAAAACATGGAATGAACTAAGTATTCATGAAAAAGAATCTATTCTTTTAGATTATCGTTTAGCTTATTTATGCAATAATATAGTAAACTGGTGTCCAGATTTAGGGACTGTTTTGGCTAATGATGAAATAAAAAATGGAAAAAGTCAAAGAGGAGGATATCCAGTCTATAAAAAAAAAATGTTACAATGGCACATAAGAATTAGCGCATATGCAGAAAGACTCATAAAAGGATTAAATTTGATTGATTGTTCTCAATCTCTAAAAAAATTACAATTTAACTGGATAGGAAAATCTATTGGAATTGATATTTCATTGAATATAACACATCCCACTAATAACATCAACAAAATAAAATTATTTATTTCTCGTCCAGAAATGATATTTGGAATAACTTTTATTGTATTATCTCCAGATCATCCACTTGCAGATCAAATAGGTGTTTTTTCCCATAAAAAAAGTGTTTTAACATATCTTATGCAAGAATTTTCTATTGATGAAAATAGAAAAAATGTTTCCGGTGTTTTTACAGGAAATTATGTTTTTCATCCTTTTATTCAAAAAAAAAAAATTCCTATTTATATTAGTACCTATTTTACAGTAGATAATCATACAAAATCAATGATAGGAATTCCTGGGTATGAAGAAAGAAGTAAAAAATTTTCTCAAAAATTTGGATTAGATATTATTCCAATTTGTGAAAAAAAGAACATAAACATAAATACGAATGAGTATATCTGTATTAATTCTGATTTTTTAAATGGATTAAATAGAAAAGAGGCAAGAGAAAAAATAATAGAAATATTAGTGGAAAAAAAAATAGGAAAAATAAATACAAGTTACAAAATACGTGATGCTATTTTTTCTAGACAAAGATATTGGGGAGAGCCAATTCCTATTTATTTTAAAAATAGAATTCCAAAAACAATTCCTATAGATCAATTACCTATTCTTCTTCCTAAAATAGATAATTATCATCCTAAGGATGGAAAATCTTCATTAATTAGAGCAAAAAATTGGGCTTGGGATGAAATAAATATGAAAATTGTTTCAAAAAACCTTATTGATTATATAAATGTATTTCCTATAGAAACTAGCACAATGCCAAGTTGGGCAGGATCTAGTTGGTATTTTCTTAGATATATGGATGTTAATAATCATCAATTTTTTCTTGATAAAAGAAAAGAAAATTATTGGAAGAATGTTGATTTATATATTGGAGGATCTGAACATAGTACTGGACATTTAATTTATGCAAGATTTTGGCACAAATTTTTGAAAGATAGAGGATGGATAACAACTGAAGAACCTTTTAAAAAGGTATTAAATCAAGGAATGATCCTCAGTTATTCTGCTTCTATACTAAAGATTATAGGAGAAAATATCTTTGTATCTTATGGATTAAGAAATCAAAAAAATTATTCATTTCAAGAGGTATATGTAGATCTATCCTTAATAAAAAAGAACAACGAATTGAATATAGAAAAATTTCAAAAAACACGACCAGAATTTAATTCTTCTGTTTTTCTATTAGAAAAAGGAACTTTTCTTTGTAAGAGAAAATTGGAAAAAATGTCTAAATCCAAATATAATGTCATAAATCCTGATGATATATATGAAAAATATGGATCAGATGTATTTCGAATTTATGAAATGTTTTTAGGTCCTATTACTCAATCTAAACCTTGGGACGAAGAAAAAATAAATGGGATAAAAAATTTTATAAACAAATTCTGGCGTCTCTTTCATAAAAATGAAAAATTTAAAGTCAGTGAAGTCAATCCAACATTTAAAGAACTACAAATTTTACATCATACTATAAAGAAAATACAGGATAAAATGCAATCTTTTTCTTTGAATACATCTATTAGTTCATTTATGATTGTTGTGAATCAATTAACAATGTTAAAATGCAATAAAAGAAAAATATTAGAACCTTTAGTTCAATTGATAGCGCCATTTGCTCCTCATATAGCTGAGGAATTATGGTATAAATTAGGAAAAAACAAATCTATTATTCATTATCCAATTCCTTTTTTAAATTCAAAGTATCTAATAGTAGATCAAATCACATATCCAATTATGTTTAATGGTAAATTAAAATTTATAGAAAAATTTGATTCTAATATTTCAATAAAAGAAATAAAAAATAAGATTTTAAATCACCCCAAAACAAAATCTTTTTTAAGAGAAAAAATTTTTAAAAAGTTAATTTTAGTCCCAAAAAAAATAATAAATATTTTATACTATTGA
- a CDS encoding Glu/Leu/Phe/Val family dehydrogenase codes for MSKNNQNKTGKYSFFNCIEKNFDKAAQFLSIEKGLLEQIKACNAVYRMHFPVKIGKEIKVIEAYRVQHSHHKLPCKGGIRYSIKVNQDEIMTLAALMTYKCAIVDVPFGGSKGGIKIDPQTISIENIEKITRRYTSELIKKNFIGPGIDVPAPDYGTGEKEMSWIFDTFLSIRPGDVDALACVTGKPVSQGGVRGRKEATGLGVFYGIRELCSLKEDMLSVGLDVGLVGKKIIIQGLGNVGYHAATFFHEAGAIIVALAEREGAIYNQKGLNVSKVILHLKNTGSILNFPEAKNIENTENALELECDILIPAALENVIHKNNANRIKAKIIGEAANGPITPEADEILEKKGVIIVPDIYLNAGGVTVSYFEWLKNLSHVRYGRMEKKFSENMNAELLQVIENVCKKQISTKEKKIILRGPREIDLVRSGLEDTMISGFHKISDLKKSSRIENMRTAAFVLAINKIVDSYEKLGIFP; via the coding sequence ATGTCAAAAAACAACCAAAATAAAACTGGTAAATATAGTTTTTTTAATTGTATAGAAAAAAATTTTGATAAAGCGGCACAATTTCTTTCTATTGAAAAAGGTCTTTTAGAACAAATTAAAGCTTGTAATGCTGTATATCGAATGCATTTTCCTGTAAAAATAGGAAAAGAAATCAAAGTGATTGAGGCTTATAGGGTTCAACATTCTCATCATAAACTTCCCTGTAAAGGAGGTATTAGATATAGCATAAAAGTTAATCAAGATGAAATTATGACTTTGGCTGCTTTGATGACTTACAAATGCGCTATAGTTGATGTTCCTTTTGGAGGATCTAAAGGCGGTATTAAAATTGATCCACAAACTATATCAATAGAAAATATAGAAAAAATAACTCGTCGTTATACTTCTGAATTAATTAAGAAAAATTTTATTGGTCCAGGAATAGATGTTCCTGCACCTGATTATGGAACTGGAGAAAAAGAAATGAGTTGGATTTTTGATACATTTCTATCTATTCGTCCTGGAGATGTGGACGCATTAGCTTGTGTTACAGGAAAACCTGTATCTCAAGGAGGGGTTAGAGGAAGAAAAGAAGCAACAGGATTAGGTGTTTTTTATGGTATTAGAGAATTATGTAGTCTGAAAGAAGATATGTTATCTGTAGGTCTTGATGTTGGACTAGTTGGAAAAAAAATTATAATACAAGGTTTAGGAAACGTTGGTTATCATGCTGCTACTTTTTTTCATGAAGCAGGAGCAATTATTGTGGCTTTAGCAGAAAGAGAAGGAGCCATTTATAATCAAAAAGGATTGAATGTTTCCAAAGTTATTCTCCATTTGAAAAACACTGGATCTATATTAAATTTTCCAGAAGCAAAGAATATTGAGAATACAGAAAATGCTTTAGAATTGGAATGTGATATTTTAATCCCTGCAGCATTAGAAAATGTAATCCATAAGAATAATGCGAATCGTATTAAAGCTAAAATTATTGGAGAAGCGGCAAATGGACCTATCACTCCAGAAGCGGATGAAATATTAGAAAAAAAAGGAGTTATTATAGTTCCTGACATTTATTTAAATGCAGGAGGAGTCACTGTTTCCTATTTTGAGTGGCTAAAAAATTTAAGCCACGTACGTTATGGACGTATGGAAAAGAAATTCAGCGAAAATATGAATGCAGAATTACTACAAGTTATTGAAAATGTTTGCAAAAAACAAATTTCAACAAAAGAAAAAAAAATTATATTGAGAGGGCCAAGGGAAATAGACCTAGTGCGCAGTGGTTTAGAAGATACAATGATTAGTGGATTCCATAAGATTAGTGATCTCAAAAAATCATCAAGAATAGAAAACATGCGAACTGCAGCATTTGTACTTGCTATAAATAAAATTGTAGATTCTTATGAAAAATTAGGAATTTTTCCATAA
- the pyrH gene encoding UMP kinase — protein sequence MKYKRSLLKLSGEALMGNNEFGLHSTCLQQYAEEVKKVVDMGAQVAIVIGGGNIFRGFSRIKEKTINRIEGDYMGMLATVINGIAFQSYLENLGICSYIQTAIRMDQIAEPFGKDRAIHHLEKGRVVIFVAGLGNPYFTTDTAAVLRAIEINADVLLKGTRVDGIYTTDPEKDKYAKKLKNISFDMVYKMGIKVMDQTAFILGNENNLPIIIFDINRKGNFQKVISGEEIGTLVSKKK from the coding sequence ATGAAGTACAAAAGATCATTATTGAAATTAAGCGGAGAAGCTTTGATGGGAAACAACGAATTTGGACTTCATTCTACTTGTCTTCAACAATATGCTGAAGAAGTAAAAAAAGTAGTAGATATGGGGGCTCAAGTAGCTATAGTAATTGGAGGAGGAAATATATTTAGAGGTTTTTCTAGAATAAAAGAAAAAACAATAAATCGTATAGAAGGAGATTACATGGGCATGTTGGCCACCGTTATCAACGGAATCGCTTTTCAATCGTATTTAGAAAATTTAGGAATATGTTCTTATATTCAAACAGCTATTAGAATGGATCAAATAGCAGAACCTTTTGGTAAAGATAGAGCTATTCATCATCTTGAAAAAGGAAGAGTTGTAATATTTGTAGCAGGATTAGGAAATCCTTATTTTACTACAGATACAGCTGCTGTATTACGTGCTATAGAAATCAACGCTGATGTATTATTAAAAGGAACTAGAGTGGATGGTATTTATACCACAGACCCGGAAAAAGATAAATATGCTAAAAAACTTAAAAATATATCCTTTGACATGGTATACAAAATGGGGATCAAAGTTATGGATCAAACTGCTTTTATTTTGGGAAATGAAAACAATTTACCGATTATTATTTTTGATATCAACAGAAAAGGGAATTTTCAAAAAGTAATTTCTGGAGAAGAAATAGGGACTCTAGTTTCCAAAAAAAAATAA
- the frr gene encoding ribosome recycling factor: protein MDELNDIFFSCKKNMEKIFKQLKEEIHRIRLGSKSIVSILEKIKIKCYGSTFPLIEIANITIVDNMNITILPWDRSTITHIDKAIIDSNLGFMPTNKGESIHIHLPIITEEGRKNLMKKIKLQTENAKVLIRNVRKKNNQNIRKLKISEDFSKSGENRIQKITSEYIQKIEDLFLYKEKEILRI, encoded by the coding sequence ATGGATGAATTAAACGATATTTTTTTTTCTTGTAAAAAAAATATGGAAAAAATTTTTAAACAACTAAAGGAAGAAATTCATCGTATTCGATTAGGTAGCAAATCTATAGTTTCTATTTTGGAAAAAATAAAAATAAAGTGTTATGGAAGTACTTTTCCTCTTATAGAAATAGCAAATATTACTATTGTAGATAACATGAATATTACGATTCTTCCTTGGGATCGTTCTACCATTACACATATAGATAAAGCGATCATAGATTCTAATCTAGGTTTTATGCCAACTAATAAAGGAGAATCCATTCATATACATTTACCCATTATTACAGAAGAAGGAAGAAAAAATTTGATGAAAAAAATCAAATTGCAAACAGAAAACGCAAAAGTACTCATAAGGAATGTCCGAAAAAAAAATAATCAAAATATAAGAAAATTAAAAATATCCGAAGATTTTTCTAAGTCAGGAGAAAACCGTATACAAAAAATAACAAGTGAATATATACAAAAAATAGAAGATTTATTCCTTTATAAAGAAAAAGAAATACTGAGAATATAA